The following are encoded together in the Chiloscyllium plagiosum isolate BGI_BamShark_2017 chromosome 19, ASM401019v2, whole genome shotgun sequence genome:
- the gpr19 gene encoding probable G-protein coupled receptor 19, with product MNMVLAEEILNMTHTIVIPATTTPANSSEILATLSIGSGGHLELTGQDQTKINNTTYQEITTGEIVTVSFIFGVIWLIALFGNSLVCLVIHRSRRTQSTTNYFVVSMACADLLISVVSTPFVLLHFTMGKWLLGDVMCKLVRYIQYLTPGVQIYVLLSICVDRFYTIVYPLSFKVSREKAKKMIAASWIFDAAFVSPTLFFYGTEGGTCNLFLPQSWGGVAYGTVHLLVGFLVPSVLIILFYQKVIKYIWRIGTDGRTVRRTTNIVPRTKVKTIKMFLLLNCMFLLSWFPFYVVQIWQPDQMDYTRCSALFLSIALVSFSSSASKPSLYSIFNANFRRGMKETFCMSSMKCYRSNAYTITTSSRMAKKNYVGITEIPAPNKNATKDTIYETFDREAREKKLAWPINSNPPNTFV from the coding sequence ATGAATATGGTGTTAGCCGAAGAAATTCTAAATATGACACACACCATTGTAATTCCAGCTACCACAACTCCAGCTAATTCCAGTGAAATATTAGCCACACTATCGATAGGCAGTGGAGGGCATCTTGAACTCACTGGACAGGACcagacaaaaataaataatacCACATACCAGGAAATCACAACAGGAGAAATCGTCACTGTCAGCTTCATTTTTGGAGTGATCTGGCTTATTGCTTTGTTTGGGAACTCTCTGGTTTGCCTTGTAATCCACAGAAGTAGGAGGACACAATCAACTACCAACTACTTTGTAGTGTCCATGGCATGTGCAGATTTGCTCATCAGTGTGGTCAGCACTCCCTTTGTCCTTCTGCACTTTACCATGGGAAAGTGGTTGTTAGGGGATGTTATGTGTAAACTGGTTAGGTACATACAATACCTTACTCCAGGTGTCCAGATCTATGTCCTTCTCTCCATCTGCGTGGACAGATTTTACACTATTGTGTATCCCCTCAGTTTCAAAGTGTCCCGGGAGAAAGCCAAAAAGATGATTGCTGCTTCCTGGATTTTTGATGCTGCATTTGTGTCCCCCACTTTGTTTTTCTATGGCACGGAAGGTGGCACCTGTAATTTGTTTCTACCCCAGTCCTGGGGTGGTGTTGCCTATGGCACTGTTCATCTGTTGGTGGGATTTCTGGTTCCTTCTGTCCTCATCATACTATTTTACCAAAAAGTAATCAAATACATTTGGAGAATTGGCACAGATGGGAGGACTGTGAGGAGGACAACGAACATTGTACCCAGAACAAAGGTTAAAACAATCAAGATGTTTTTGCTGTTAAATTGCATGTTTTTGTTATCTTGGTTTCCTTTTTATGTAGTTCAGATCTGGCAACCAGATCAGATGGATTACACAAGGTGTTCAGCACTCTTTCTATCTATTGCACTGGTATCTTTCAGCTCTTCAGCATCTAAACCCAGCCTCTATTCAATCTTCAATGCAAACTTCAGACGTGGAATGAAGGAGACTTTCTGCATGTCATCAATGAAGTGTTACCGTAGTAATGCATACACCATCACAACTAGTTCCAGGATGGCAAAAAAGAACTACGTTGGGATCACGGAGATTCCTGCACCCAACAAAAATGCAACCAAAGATACAATATACGAAACATTTGACAGAGAAGCAAGAGAGAAAAAGCTTGCATGGCCAataaattcaaaccctccaaatacATTTGTGTAA